CGACCCTGCCACCATAACAGGGTCTACAACAACTTTAAGATTGTATTCCTTAATTTTACGTGCTACAAGTTGAATAATCTCTTTAGAATAAAGCATACCTGTTTTTGCATATCTTAAAGGTAAATCTTCTAAAATAAGATCAATTTGTTCTTCAACAAAATCTACAGGAACCGGCATGATTCCAGAAACTCTTTTAACATTTTGAGCAGTAAGGGCAGTAATAGCACTAGTACCATAAATTCCCAGGGCAGAGAATGTTTTAATATCATTTAATATACCAGCGCCTCCCGAAGGATCAAAACCTGCAATGGAAAGGGCTATCATTGTATCTCTCTTACGATTTCTAACCTATCAGAACCCCTATACGGTTTAACCATTAGATTTAGCTTTTTTAAATATTTTTGAGTATTAGTACCATTGCCATGTAAAATTATTTCACCTAAATCTTCAGCGGTGTTTACATCCAGGGATAAATAAAATGAGTCATATATTTGGAAACTTAATCCATTATTATTTGCTTCAGATAAATGTTCAAAAAAACTGCAGTCTCCAAATTTTAAATTAATATTATTTGGTTTGAATATAATGGCATTAGTACCTCCTCCTTTGGCAGGGGCGATTACCATATCATATTTTTCAGATTCTGCAATTAAATTTTCAGGATTGGCCAGCGATAATAAAGGAATATCAGAGGGGGTTATGATTATTTTTTGACAATCCCCTGCGCACCAATCAACAGCTTGTTGCAGTGCACCATTTAAATCTGTTTGACCTTTTTCCTGGAGAATTTTTACTCCCAAGTCATAAGCAAAATCCAGTACATCTTCATCAGAACTTATTACAACAACTTCTGAGACTATGTTTTTTAGAGAGTCAGTAACATCCATTAACATCGCTTTCAACAATCCTTCACGTTCCGAAGGAGATAATGTAGGGGATAATCGAGTTTTTGCATGTGAAAAACGGGACACAGGAATTATCGCAAATGTTTTATTCATAATGTATCTCCAGAAGTATCTTGGGTTCTAATTTTGATTTTTAGAATTTGTTTTAACTAGTATCACAAATTTAAGCTTTTTGATATACTTTCTATGATTGAATCAAATCCAATGCTCTGGCTTTTATTAACAATAGAATTGTTAATATTGATTTTATTCACTTGACTTTCAGTTAGATTGAATTTGGTCATGATTTCAATTTTAACATTGGAAACATTTTGGCGAATATTTGAATAAGAAATATCCTGTTTTTCAGCCACGGCAACAACTTCTCCAGTATAAATATTAAATTCAGGCCCGTTAGCAATTACCCATATCCTGAGTTGAGTATTAAAAGCTTCAGAGGGATTTTGCACGTTGGATGTGGATATGATGCTTTTTATCATAGCAGGTGCAGGTCCTGAAACTTCTAATTTACTTTTTTCTACAGCTCTTTGATTAGGTTCTAAACAATAAGCAGGGACAGTGACATTAGTATCCGGTGGAATTATCTCATTTCGAGCAGTTACTAAATCTTGAGAAGAGTTACTAGTTAATATATAGCCTTCTTCTACTTGAAGAGGATCCTTACCCTTATTTTGGATTTGTACCGTGTGAGGAATAGTACCTGCAGCAGTTTCCTGAGTAATTTGAACCTTACCAGATGCATAAGCTTCTTCAAGAGTTAATCCTTTGATATTATTATAATTCAAAACTCCAAAACCTGCAGCAAATATCATTATTACTGCCACTACCATAATTACCCGAATATTCATTGATCTTCCTCAATTTTTTATCAAAATGTTATTAGTATGTTTTTGCAAGTAAAGCTTTATGTTTTGCTTTTTTACCACAATTAATACAATTTCCTGATTCTTCATCTTCCTGTATTCCTAATATATCTACTCTTACCTGCTCTTCAATTGCTTTTCCACAGTCTTCATCTCCACACCATGAAAAAGAAATAATACCTTGATTACTTTCAACCTCATCACGTGCATCTTCAACTGTTTCAGCTTTTTTAATTTGATTATTGAACCTTTCCCATGCCACATCTTTCATATTAGAACTCAATAATGATAATGAATCTTTTACAGAAGAAATTATATCATCATTTAAGCTGACATTTGTCTTTTCCATATTATCTCTTCTCAAGAAAACAGCATTATTATTTTCAAGATCCCTTGGGCCAATTTCTATCCTTAAAGGCACTCCCCTCATTTCCCATTCATAAAATTTTTTACCTGCGCGAATGTCTCGATCATCAAATTTTACACGGAAACCTTCATCAACCAATTCATTTTCAATTTCTCTGCATTTATTAATAACTTCTTCTCCACCTTTTTTGAAGATAATTGGAACTATTACTATTTGATAAGGAGCAATATCTGGAGGTAAGCATAATCCAGATTCATCACCATGAACACTTATTGCAGAGGCAATTACCCGATCAGAAAGCCCATAACACGTTTGGTAGACATATTCATGATCTCCTTCAGAATTCTCAAAAGTTATTTCAAATGTTTTGGCAAATGTTTGTCCTAGATTATGAACCGTTCCAATTTGAAGCGTTTTTCCATCAGGCATCAATGTATCAAAGGCCATAGTATAATCAGCACCAGGGAATTTGTCCCAGACTGGTCTTTTAGTTATTACATAAGGAATAGCCAAAATATCAAAGAATTTTTTATAAATAGATAATGCTTCTAGTACTTGTTTTTCAGCACCATCACTACTTTTATGAATAGTATGGGCTTCTTTGAATGTTGTAATCTCCCTAACCCTAATCAAAGGCCTTGTGTGTTTTGTTTCATAACGGAAAGTGTTTACAACTTGATAAAACTTCATAGGCAGATCTGTATGTGATCTTACCCAAAGTGAAAACATAGGGTACATGGCTGTTTCACTGGTAGGTCTTAAAGCCAATTTTTTATTTAACTCAGTAAGCCCACCATGTGTTACCCAGTATACTTCTTCTTCAAAACCTTTAACATGAATAGCTTCTTTAGCAAGTTCATCTTCAGGTACCAGTAAGGGGAAAAGAACTTCTTCGTGTTCTTTATCCAGAAGATTTTTAAGAATATTTAATGTATGTTTCCTTAATTTAAAACCTTGAGGAAGCCAAACATGCATCCCTTTAATTGGGTAACGTGAGTCGATAATCTCTGCTTCCTCTAAAATATTGTGAAACCATTCACTGAAATCTGTCATTTTTTCACCATTACATAAGATAAACGTTAAGCATCTATTTTGTTGATTTATGAAACTTTAATAATAAATAGTTATACACGTATAATTACTGCTTTCAAACCAAATCCCTATTGTTTTGTTAAATTATTGCCAGTTTTTAACATCATTTTTTTATTATATTTATTCATCTCATCTAGGATACCATATGCTTTTTTCTAAATTTAATTTCTTTATTAATATAACGTTAATTAAATAAATAAAGCCCTTCCTTAAATTAATATATTTATTAGATATTATCTTATATTTCACTGTTTTTTATGTGGCATCATAAAATCATTGGAAATTAAAATATGAGTAAAATTAATGGATAATTTCAGTTATGAATACACCAAAGAATTCAAAAATAAACAAACCAATAATGCCATGTCCTGATCTACCTCATCTCCATAATAGAAATATATAGAATAAAATAAAAATGATGCAAATTGATATTACTTGGAATAAACTGAACCGGAAAAAGATAACCCTGATGAATTAAAAAAATAGGGTAGTTTTAATTCTAATAATTATTTTCGTGAGATTAATTAGAGAACCATTATGTTTATAATTCTAATTATTCAATTAATTTTAAATATTAATTAAGGGATAAATTCAGTATATTAATCTTAATTAAAAGGAGATTCTTAATGAAAGGAATTTTGGGAACTATTTTGTGTATTTTCATAATATTTTCAGCATTAAATGTTAGTTTTGCCACTCAAATAGGAAGTACAAGTTATGGTTATGTAACCAAAGAATATTATGGGAATTTAGATTCTAATGATACTATCATAATTATCATTGGAGTTCATCCTAAAGAATATGGGATACACAAAGCCATAAAAAATGCTCTAATCTCTCAATCAGATTCGCTTAATAAAAAATATGTGCTTTATCAGGTTAATGTCACTAAGGATGCAAGTGACTATAGTAAAGGGAGAATGAATGGTCAATTGTTAGCTCAAAAATTCATAGTTCCTGATGTTTCAAATGAAAATCCCATGTTAGTTATGGATATGCATGAAAATCGTTACAAAGTTAGTAGTTATAAATATCCCCGATTTTTATATCCTATCTCTAATAATTCTTTAACAAATACATTTGTTAATGAAATATTATCTAAAATGCCTTTCTTAGTTTCATACATCCCCCCAAATGGTACTAGTCCACAATATGTTACAGTACCTATTGCTAATAAAGGAATTAATACAATAATCTATGAAACTTTCATTAATGATTCAGAAACTGAGAAATCTGCTGATGCAAATAGTCTCTTAAATGTATTAGATAGTGATGCCGTGAATAAACTTGTTGTAAAAGCTAATCCCACTAGTGGTAACTACAATTCCCCTAAAAATATTACACTATCTGCTCCAACTGGGACAACAATTTATTATACCACAGATGGAACAGATCCT
The DNA window shown above is from Methanobacterium alcaliphilum and carries:
- the cofC gene encoding 2-phospho-L-lactate guanylyltransferase, with product MNKTFAIIPVSRFSHAKTRLSPTLSPSEREGLLKAMLMDVTDSLKNIVSEVVVISSDEDVLDFAYDLGVKILQEKGQTDLNGALQQAVDWCAGDCQKIIITPSDIPLLSLANPENLIAESEKYDMVIAPAKGGGTNAIIFKPNNINLKFGDCSFFEHLSEANNNGLSFQIYDSFYLSLDVNTAEDLGEIILHGNGTNTQKYLKKLNLMVKPYRGSDRLEIVREIQ
- a CDS encoding ARPP-1 family domain-containing protein gives rise to the protein MNIRVIMVVAVIMIFAAGFGVLNYNNIKGLTLEEAYASGKVQITQETAAGTIPHTVQIQNKGKDPLQVEEGYILTSNSSQDLVTARNEIIPPDTNVTVPAYCLEPNQRAVEKSKLEVSGPAPAMIKSIISTSNVQNPSEAFNTQLRIWVIANGPEFNIYTGEVVAVAEKQDISYSNIRQNVSNVKIEIMTKFNLTESQVNKININNSIVNKSQSIGFDSIIESISKSLNL
- the proS gene encoding proline--tRNA ligase, producing the protein MTDFSEWFHNILEEAEIIDSRYPIKGMHVWLPQGFKLRKHTLNILKNLLDKEHEEVLFPLLVPEDELAKEAIHVKGFEEEVYWVTHGGLTELNKKLALRPTSETAMYPMFSLWVRSHTDLPMKFYQVVNTFRYETKHTRPLIRVREITTFKEAHTIHKSSDGAEKQVLEALSIYKKFFDILAIPYVITKRPVWDKFPGADYTMAFDTLMPDGKTLQIGTVHNLGQTFAKTFEITFENSEGDHEYVYQTCYGLSDRVIASAISVHGDESGLCLPPDIAPYQIVIVPIIFKKGGEEVINKCREIENELVDEGFRVKFDDRDIRAGKKFYEWEMRGVPLRIEIGPRDLENNNAVFLRRDNMEKTNVSLNDDIISSVKDSLSLLSSNMKDVAWERFNNQIKKAETVEDARDEVESNQGIISFSWCGDEDCGKAIEEQVRVDILGIQEDEESGNCINCGKKAKHKALLAKTY
- a CDS encoding chitobiase/beta-hexosaminidase C-terminal domain-containing protein yields the protein MKGILGTILCIFIIFSALNVSFATQIGSTSYGYVTKEYYGNLDSNDTIIIIIGVHPKEYGIHKAIKNALISQSDSLNKKYVLYQVNVTKDASDYSKGRMNGQLLAQKFIVPDVSNENPMLVMDMHENRYKVSSYKYPRFLYPISNNSLTNTFVNEILSKMPFLVSYIPPNGTSPQYVTVPIANKGINTIIYETFINDSETEKSADANSLLNVLDSDAVNKLVVKANPTSGNYNSPKNITLSAPTGTTIYYTTDGTDPTNNSLKYSRPVQINNTTTLKFICIDNKGKKSAIVTEKYIINKTKPAVVLTTPKNGSKGFSRTAIITIKFSTNIKSSSTWSQIYIKNLKTGKKPVITKTISGNTLKIKMTLRRMSYNNYKVYIPSSAIKDSNGNNMVKYYSFNFKTGKY